A window from Canis lupus familiaris isolate Mischka breed German Shepherd chromosome 18, alternate assembly UU_Cfam_GSD_1.0, whole genome shotgun sequence encodes these proteins:
- the GNG3 gene encoding guanine nucleotide-binding protein G(I)/G(S)/G(O) subunit gamma-3, with protein sequence MKGETPVNSTMSIGQARKMVEQLKIEASLCRIKVSKAAADLMTYCDAHACEDPLITPVPTSENPFREKKFFCALL encoded by the exons aTGAAAGGGGAGACCCCCGTGAACAGCACTATGAGTATTGGGCAAGCCCGCAAGATGGTGGAACAGCTTAAGATTGAAGCCAGCTTGTGCCGGATAAAG GTGTCCAAGGCAGCAGCCGACTTGATGACTTACTGTGATGCCCACGCCTGCGAGGATCCCCTCATCACCCCGGTGCCCACTTCGGAGAACCCCTTCCGGGAGAAGAAGTTCTTCTGTGCCCTCCTCTGA